A window of uncultured Methanoregula sp. genomic DNA:
GGAACTGGACACGGCGACCGGAGTCGGTCATCCGCTGCATCATGGCAATGTCGAGAACTTCGTCCTCAAGATCCGGAAGGAACGCATCGACGATCTCGGGTTCCTTGATCGGCCTGCCGCTTTCGAGAACCTGATCAATGCTCTTGATATCTCCCGAAGCGACGAGTTTGCCAAGACCGGTGACCGGGCGCCATTCCTGCTTTTCGTATGCCATTTTACACCAGCTCCTTCTTTATGGCGTCTGCCACCTGTTCGACATTCTTTGCGATATCGCCGGCATTCTTGTTGTATGCCGCAATGTGCTCTCCCTTGATCCGCTCTTCCGAGGGAAGGACAGATTCGCCGTGAGGGATCTCGAGCCCTGCATCCACAGCGCCTTTCAGCGCTGCAAAGACACGTGCTCCCGGGGTTGCCCGGTGGAGCCCGATGTCGAGGATTGCCTGCTCATACTGGGCCTTCTTTGCTTTTGCTGCAAAGAGCATCCCGGTGAGATATGCCGCAGGGGTGTTGGAGGTCGAGCCTTTGTACCCGTATTTCTCGAGTTCGCTTGAGTTTGCTGCAACAAGCGTGCGGTCGCCTTCCATCTCCGCGGTCACCAGCTGGATGATGATGTGCCGGTTTGTCTTCCTGACAACCATCCGCGGCGCATCAGCGACAACAAGCCGTGTCCGCTGGTAGTAGTCGGTCTTGCCTTCCCTCCTTC
This region includes:
- a CDS encoding 50S ribosomal protein L18; amino-acid sequence: MATGSRYFVPFRRRREGKTDYYQRTRLVVADAPRMVVRKTNRHIIIQLVTAEMEGDRTLVAANSSELEKYGYKGSTSNTPAAYLTGMLFAAKAKKAQYEQAILDIGLHRATPGARVFAALKGAVDAGLEIPHGESVLPSEERIKGEHIAAYNKNAGDIAKNVEQVADAIKKELV